One part of the Plasmodium yoelii strain 17X genome assembly, chromosome: 13 genome encodes these proteins:
- a CDS encoding ATP synthase (C/AC39) subunit, putative, which produces MELCFYNSKNGYLEAFLRGLRSSFLTPDEYKKLTEVDTLDDFKSVLEDTDYGSFMMDEPSPIAVTTIAQKCKEKMAHEFNYIRAQAEEPLRTFLDYIAKEKMIDNVISLIQGTLNKKNPEELLSRVDPLGYFPQMKAITSMDVQNSHDDVLKILLIETPIGTYFDKYISTNSSNEKNNMSTILNDMDIEILRNTLKKAWLEDFYDFIKKLGGKTEEVMGHILKSVADFRVLSVTLNTINSSLSLELQKDRNDMFPCFGYLYPEGTDKIRKCWNNETVQAALENYPTYYNLYEECKQFYIKNDNVTENKFVDHKIKSLEDLLYVKLVKLCETAFDQHCHFGIFYAWVKLKEQEIRNIIWISDMILMNRKDCIDSIIPIFEPQI; this is translated from the coding sequence ATGGAACtatgtttttataattcaaaaaatggATACTTGGAAGCTTTTTTAAGAGGGTTACGTAGTAGTTTTTTAACCCCTGATGAATATAAGAAATTAACCGAAGTCGATACTCTTGACGATTTTAAATCAGTTTTAGAAGACACAGATTATGGATCATTTATGATGGATGAACCATCTCCAATTGCTGTTACAACTATAGCACAAAAATGTAAAGAAAAAATGGCACATgagtttaattatataagagCACAAGCTGAAGAGCCATTAAGAACATTCCTAGATTATATTgcaaaagaaaaaatgataGATAATGTTATAAGTTTAATACAAGGgacattaaataaaaaaaacccTGAAGAATTATTGTCACGTGTTGACCCATTGGGATATTTTCCACAAATGAAAGCTATCACTTCGATGGATGTTCAAAACTCTCATGATGAcgttttaaaaattttattgatTGAAACACCAATAGGTACctattttgataaatatatatcaaccaATTcatcaaatgaaaaaaacaatatgtcAACAATACTTAATGATATGGATATTGAAATTTTAAGaaatacattaaaaaaagcATGGTTAGAagatttttatgattttattaaaaaattaggaGGTAAAACAGAAGAAGTTATGGgacatattttaaaaagtgTAGCAGATTTTAGAGTGTTGTCTGTTACATTAAACACAATCAATTCGAGTTTAAGTCTTGAATTACAAAAAGATAGAAATGATATGTTTCCATGTTTTGGGTATTTATATCCTGAAGGAACAGataaaattagaaaatgCTGGAATAATGAAACTGTTCAAGCAGCTTTAGAAAATTATCCtacatattataacttatatgAAGAGTGCAagcaattttatattaaaaatgataatgttactgaaaataaatttgtcgatcataaaataaaatcttTAGAAGATTTGTTGTATGTAAAGCTTGTCAAATTATGTGAAACTGCTTTTGACCAACATTGTCATTTTGGAATATTTTATGCATGggtaaaattaaaagaacaAGAAATTAGAAACATCATTTGGATTTCAGATATGATTTTAATGAATAGAAAAGATTGCATAGACAGTATTATTCCTATATTCGAACCGcaaatatag